The following are encoded together in the Kribbella sp. CA-293567 genome:
- a CDS encoding PseG/SpsG family protein, protein MDRVLRVGVRCDVGVRRGVGHVMRSLAFAEELRRRGVEVVFVCDSPTVPWADAQIRGRGIAVEAAVWTPDEHVRLVERLGLDAVVFDSYDLPGEVFGAVRRSGVPTLAIVDGDLRGADADLLVDQNLGAEFDQPVLPAGAVRLAGLDYVLLRDDVLALRPSDPPVLRQSGVPKVFAFFGGTDAYGAGPYVVRALAATGVPFEATVVAPGEQLVEAISAVPLEAEQRVQVIGPTSQLAQAVVESDLVVSASGTSTWELLCLGATAGLVCVVDNQEMGYERAVATGAAAGVGTLAALKADPTEAAAVLRSLLTDAPRRTQLAQAGWKLVDGQGRVRVADALLQLIDAAT, encoded by the coding sequence GTGGATCGGGTGCTGCGGGTCGGGGTCAGGTGTGATGTCGGGGTGCGGCGTGGGGTGGGGCACGTGATGCGGAGCCTGGCGTTCGCGGAGGAGTTGCGGCGGCGTGGGGTCGAGGTGGTGTTCGTCTGCGACAGCCCGACCGTGCCTTGGGCGGATGCGCAGATCCGGGGGCGGGGGATCGCGGTCGAGGCGGCGGTGTGGACGCCGGACGAGCATGTGCGGCTGGTCGAGCGATTGGGGCTCGATGCGGTGGTGTTCGACTCCTATGACCTGCCGGGCGAGGTCTTCGGCGCCGTACGCCGGTCTGGGGTGCCCACGCTGGCGATCGTGGACGGTGACCTGCGTGGAGCCGATGCCGACCTGCTGGTGGACCAGAATCTGGGAGCAGAGTTCGACCAGCCCGTGCTGCCTGCGGGCGCGGTGAGGCTGGCTGGGCTCGACTACGTGTTGCTGCGCGACGACGTGCTGGCTCTCCGACCTTCCGACCCACCTGTACTCCGGCAGTCCGGGGTGCCCAAGGTGTTCGCTTTCTTCGGTGGCACTGACGCCTACGGCGCCGGACCGTACGTCGTACGCGCGCTGGCGGCGACAGGTGTGCCGTTCGAAGCGACAGTGGTTGCCCCCGGCGAGCAGTTGGTCGAGGCGATCTCCGCAGTGCCGCTGGAGGCCGAGCAGCGGGTGCAGGTGATCGGGCCGACCTCTCAGCTGGCTCAAGCCGTCGTGGAGTCTGACCTGGTAGTCAGCGCCTCCGGTACGTCGACCTGGGAGCTGCTGTGTCTGGGAGCCACCGCTGGTCTCGTGTGCGTGGTCGACAACCAGGAGATGGGCTACGAGCGAGCAGTAGCCACCGGGGCGGCAGCCGGCGTCGGCACACTCGCCGCGCTCAAGGCTGACCCGACAGAGGCGGCAGCAGTTCTGCGGTCTCTGCTGACAGACGCCCCACGGCGTACTCAGCTCGCTCAAGCCGGCTGGAAGCTGGTGGACGGCCAAGGCCGGGTCCGTGTAGCCGATGCTCTCCTGCAGTTGATCGACGCAGCTACCTGA
- the pseB gene encoding UDP-N-acetylglucosamine 4,6-dehydratase (inverting) produces the protein MSILTGSDILVTGGTGSFGRAFIQHALEHLDPRRVIVFSRDELKQWEVRAAFGDDPRLRFFLGDVRDRARLMRAMHRVDYVVHAAALKQVDSGEYNPWEFVQTNVIGSQNVIEAAIDSGVKRVVALSTDKASSPINLYGATKLTADKLFINGNHYAAAYETRFSVVRYGNVMGSRGSIIPKFRALHEAGQSLPITDLRCTRFLITLPDAVEFVVDSFELMTGGELYVPRIPSMKVTDLAEAIAPGATMHDVGLRPGEKLHEEMISPEEGRRALTLGNRFVLQPDLASWGYTPPPGGIPVAPDFHYASDTNNQWYSIDEIRKILED, from the coding sequence GTGTCCATCCTCACCGGCTCCGACATTCTCGTCACCGGAGGCACCGGGTCCTTCGGCCGGGCGTTCATCCAGCATGCGCTGGAGCACCTCGACCCGCGGCGGGTGATCGTGTTCAGCCGGGACGAGCTGAAGCAGTGGGAGGTGCGGGCCGCGTTCGGCGACGATCCGCGGCTGCGGTTCTTCCTCGGGGACGTGCGGGACCGGGCCCGGCTGATGCGGGCGATGCACCGGGTCGACTACGTCGTGCACGCGGCGGCGCTGAAGCAGGTGGACAGCGGTGAGTACAACCCGTGGGAGTTCGTCCAGACCAACGTGATCGGCTCGCAGAACGTGATCGAGGCGGCGATCGACTCGGGCGTCAAGCGCGTCGTCGCGCTGTCCACCGACAAGGCGTCCAGCCCGATCAACCTGTACGGCGCGACCAAGCTGACCGCGGACAAGCTGTTCATCAACGGCAACCACTACGCGGCGGCGTACGAGACCCGCTTCAGTGTGGTCCGGTACGGCAACGTGATGGGCAGCCGCGGCTCGATCATCCCGAAGTTCCGGGCTCTGCACGAGGCCGGTCAGTCGCTGCCGATCACCGATCTGCGCTGCACCCGGTTCCTGATCACGCTGCCGGACGCGGTCGAGTTCGTGGTCGACTCGTTCGAGCTGATGACCGGCGGCGAGCTGTACGTGCCGCGGATCCCGTCGATGAAGGTGACCGACCTGGCCGAGGCGATCGCGCCGGGCGCCACGATGCACGACGTCGGGCTGCGGCCGGGCGAGAAGCTGCACGAGGAGATGATCAGCCCGGAGGAGGGCCGCCGGGCGCTGACCCTCGGCAACCGGTTCGTCCTGCAGCCCGACCTGGCCTCCTGGGGCTACACCCCGCCGCCGGGTGGCATCCCGGTCGCGCCCGACTTCCACTACGCGTCGGACACCAACAACCAGTGGTACTCGATCGACGAGATCCGCAAGATCCTCGAGGACTGA
- a CDS encoding DegT/DnrJ/EryC1/StrS family aminotransferase, with protein sequence MLPYGRQSISAEDIEAVTAVLRGDWLTTGPAVTAFENAVSELTGGHRAISCTSGTAALHMAYAGLGVGPGDEVVTTPMTFVATASSAAILGAKIVFADVEEDTALLDPAAVAAVTTDRTKVIAAVDYAGHPADYAALQPIADRVGASTLDDAAHSVGGFAGGRPVGDLADVTTLSFFPTKNLTTGEGGAVVAKDPAVAQRVQEFHFIGLVRDPARFAITDEGPWHQEVHEFGVNYRLTDLACALGLSQLRRLAAFKQRRTEITARYNEALASVDGLRTPVQRAGVDPAWHLYPVRVLGDRRREVFEGMRAAGIGVQVNYIPVYWHPVFAEQGYQRGLCPNAEQFYREELSLPMFPDLTDADVDRVIETLTKLVR encoded by the coding sequence ATGCTTCCCTACGGTCGCCAGTCGATCTCGGCGGAGGACATCGAGGCCGTCACCGCCGTACTGCGCGGTGACTGGCTCACCACCGGCCCGGCCGTGACCGCCTTCGAGAACGCCGTCTCCGAGCTCACCGGCGGTCATCGGGCGATCTCCTGCACCTCCGGCACCGCCGCCCTCCACATGGCGTACGCCGGTCTGGGCGTCGGCCCCGGCGACGAGGTGGTGACCACCCCGATGACCTTCGTGGCGACCGCCTCGTCCGCCGCGATCCTCGGCGCCAAGATCGTCTTCGCCGACGTCGAGGAGGACACCGCGCTGCTCGACCCGGCCGCCGTCGCCGCGGTCACCACCGACCGCACCAAGGTGATCGCCGCGGTCGACTACGCCGGTCACCCCGCCGACTACGCGGCCCTCCAGCCGATCGCTGACCGCGTCGGCGCCTCGACTCTGGACGACGCGGCCCACTCCGTCGGCGGCTTCGCCGGCGGCCGCCCGGTCGGTGACCTCGCCGACGTCACCACGCTGTCCTTCTTCCCGACCAAGAACCTCACCACCGGTGAGGGCGGCGCGGTCGTCGCCAAGGACCCCGCGGTGGCCCAGCGGGTGCAAGAGTTCCACTTCATCGGGCTGGTCCGCGACCCGGCCCGGTTCGCGATCACCGACGAGGGCCCGTGGCACCAGGAGGTGCACGAGTTCGGCGTGAACTACCGCCTGACCGACCTGGCCTGCGCGCTCGGCCTGTCGCAGCTGCGCCGGCTCGCCGCCTTCAAGCAGCGCCGCACCGAGATCACCGCGCGGTACAACGAAGCCCTCGCCTCCGTCGACGGCCTCCGGACGCCGGTGCAGCGCGCCGGAGTCGATCCCGCCTGGCATCTCTACCCGGTCCGGGTCCTCGGTGACCGGCGGCGGGAAGTGTTCGAGGGGATGCGCGCCGCGGGGATCGGCGTCCAGGTGAACTACATTCCTGTCTATTGGCACCCTGTCTTCGCCGAACAGGGCTACCAGCGCGGCCTGTGCCCCAACGCGGAGCAGTTCTACCGCGAGGAGCTCTCGCTGCCGATGTTCCCCGACCTGACCGACGCCGACGTCGACCGGGTGATCGAGACACTGACGAAACTGGTGCGGTGA
- a CDS encoding glycosyltransferase family protein, producing MTIGIITQARATSTRLPAKVLLTAAGRTYLEYHLERLVATGLPVIVATTTNVDDDPIVILTEKLGLPVFRGSEQDVLSRYAGAALQYGLDGVVRVTSDCPLIDSAVVAAGVDRWRAEDDPDLYLSNALERTYPRGMEYEVFSAARLLDADAKATLAVDREHVTPYLHQNRPGDVRLLNQPWSGGTPDGARYRLTLDTEDDRKLLTALIEEHDASRLDCAELVAILAAHPELVALNAHIQQKKLGE from the coding sequence ATGACGATCGGCATCATCACCCAGGCTCGCGCCACCAGCACCCGGCTTCCCGCCAAGGTGTTGCTGACCGCCGCCGGGCGGACGTACCTCGAGTACCACCTGGAGCGGCTGGTCGCGACCGGCCTGCCGGTGATCGTGGCGACCACCACCAACGTCGACGACGACCCGATCGTGATCCTGACCGAGAAGCTCGGGCTGCCGGTCTTCCGGGGCAGCGAGCAGGACGTGCTCTCCCGGTACGCCGGCGCGGCTTTGCAGTACGGGCTGGACGGGGTGGTCCGGGTGACGTCGGACTGTCCGCTGATCGACTCCGCGGTGGTGGCCGCCGGTGTCGACCGCTGGCGCGCCGAGGACGATCCGGACCTCTACCTGTCGAACGCCCTGGAGCGGACCTATCCGCGCGGGATGGAGTACGAGGTGTTCTCGGCCGCGCGCCTGCTGGACGCCGACGCGAAGGCGACGCTCGCGGTCGACCGGGAGCACGTCACGCCGTACCTGCACCAGAACCGGCCGGGCGACGTACGGCTGCTGAACCAGCCGTGGAGCGGTGGGACCCCCGACGGAGCGCGGTACCGGCTGACGCTGGACACCGAGGACGACCGCAAACTGCTCACCGCGCTGATCGAGGAGCACGACGCGAGCCGCCTCGACTGCGCCGAACTGGTCGCGATTCTGGCCGCTCACCCCGAGCTGGTCGCGCTCAACGCACACATCCAGCAGAAGAAGCTCGGCGAGTGA
- a CDS encoding class I SAM-dependent methyltransferase: protein MTTDDSARAHSFGAVAAAYDAGRPTFPADALTWILGPGRLQILDLGAGTGKLTQVAAALGHDVVAVDPSEEMLAVCRKLSGVDTMVGAAESIPLAHASVDAVIVGQAFHWFDHSRALPEIARVLRPHGVLGLLWNSYDTVVPWVRRLHRTMIGEDFLAGNDEFDPMPTLLQSDLFSMVETARFRHWHDLDRNGLKQLAQSHSRIAVLTESRRESVLEQIDAIYDGTARPPEPLRMPYFTNCYRTRPSDLANYRRTMA, encoded by the coding sequence ATGACCACCGATGACTCAGCACGCGCGCACTCGTTCGGCGCCGTCGCGGCCGCGTACGACGCCGGCCGGCCGACGTTCCCTGCCGACGCGCTGACCTGGATCCTCGGGCCGGGGCGGCTGCAGATCCTCGATCTCGGCGCCGGTACCGGCAAGCTCACCCAGGTCGCCGCCGCCCTCGGGCACGACGTCGTGGCGGTCGATCCGTCCGAGGAGATGCTGGCGGTCTGCCGCAAGCTGTCCGGGGTGGACACGATGGTCGGCGCCGCCGAGTCGATCCCGCTCGCGCACGCCTCGGTCGACGCGGTGATCGTCGGGCAGGCCTTCCACTGGTTCGACCACTCCCGAGCGCTGCCGGAGATCGCCCGGGTACTGCGCCCGCACGGCGTCCTCGGCCTGCTCTGGAACAGCTACGACACCGTGGTGCCGTGGGTCCGCCGGCTGCACCGGACGATGATCGGCGAGGACTTCCTGGCCGGCAACGACGAGTTCGACCCGATGCCGACGCTGCTCCAGTCCGACCTGTTCTCGATGGTCGAGACGGCCCGGTTCCGGCACTGGCACGACCTCGACCGCAACGGGCTCAAGCAGCTCGCCCAGTCCCACTCGCGGATCGCGGTGCTGACCGAGTCGCGACGGGAATCGGTGCTCGAGCAGATCGACGCGATCTACGACGGCACCGCCCGCCCGCCGGAGCCGCTGCGGATGCCGTACTTCACCAACTGCTACCGCACCCGCCCCAGCGACCTGGCGAACTACCGCCGCACGATGGCCTGA
- a CDS encoding DUF485 domain-containing protein yields the protein MSEETGQEREARAYEAVHEARDFQELKRRYKNFVVPWTIAFMVWYLAYVACNNWARDFMSQQVIGHINVALVFGLLQFVSTFAIAALYGRFANRKLDPLAAGLNAKYKRERRR from the coding sequence ATGTCTGAGGAAACTGGGCAGGAGCGGGAAGCTCGTGCGTACGAGGCCGTGCACGAGGCGCGGGACTTCCAGGAACTGAAACGGCGGTACAAGAACTTCGTCGTGCCGTGGACGATCGCGTTCATGGTCTGGTACCTGGCCTACGTCGCCTGTAACAACTGGGCGCGGGACTTCATGAGCCAGCAGGTGATCGGGCACATCAACGTCGCGCTGGTCTTCGGGCTGCTGCAGTTCGTCTCGACCTTCGCCATCGCCGCCCTCTACGGCCGGTTCGCGAACCGCAAGCTGGACCCGCTGGCCGCCGGGCTGAACGCCAAGTACAAGAGGGAGCGCCGTCGATGA